A single region of the Scylla paramamosain isolate STU-SP2022 unplaced genomic scaffold, ASM3559412v1 Contig55, whole genome shotgun sequence genome encodes:
- the LOC135098317 gene encoding uncharacterized protein LOC135098317, translating into MFDNGCDRSYVTNKFVGRCKPEWVTNTEVPYSSFGGHSSSKCVQSSLYKLKLLDDKGDLFSLVLAGIPIICEPLIRPVVPEHILSAFNHLKFADDFDHSSPLDLDILIGLDYYWSLVTPSDAVQVGLTVALKSVFGWTLSGNTGKFSDTTGVPLLPTFKPSSPQLLCISKVTDADMSNFWDLETIGISSSKESKEDVRDKIVQEYSDKIKFVDGRYEVHLPWKDNPKKDTLMSNEVQAKKRLNKLLVKLDKDEDLKAEYMKVFAEYEHLGIIEEVPVEEIVHPGPVYYMPHRPVVRLSSSTTKVRPVFDASAKGPNGISLNDCMTTGPSLNPDLVEILIRYRRWPYVVTADIVKAFLQISVQSQDRNVHRFFMPAEGGVRHMRFTRVVFGNTSSPFLLNATIKTHLSKYSECEVIQDLQRDMYVDNWFSGADSEVEAVRKYTTAYNIMSEANMSLEKLVSNSLVIASKCNDKVHCVQDDEINSVLGLKWSKDSDVFSYCGLDLDFPLELACTKRTVLSLIAKIFDPCGFISPFTMYAKILFQDIWKSGVSWDDKLSQDLEVRFEKWVRSTRHLSPLVIGRHYFPHVPWKSIEFIEIHGFGDASEKGYGACVYLRLCLDSACNTSLVVSKSRVAPIKKLTLPKLELLGALLCARLVVFVKKALYLKIKTQVTCWTDSTIALGWIRNDPSLKDVYVNNRVREIQHLTPPSNWYHCKGTENPADLITRGLLAESLLGNDLWFSGPKYLSDPTFRVQERDALTASINTVNVVLENNLACLAVQTRTPIFDLERYNDLAKSLRIVGYVLRFINNCKSKRLGCELETCRFTTEELEFAELKLIYVEQRQAFPDEIKAISSERSLPKHSKLSKLNPFLDQEGILRIKGRLQFSSLGYNSKHPIILPKGHFSKLLVQFQHKFMKHAGVNSIVSSLRTSFWVIGLRRMAKTVVRECLSCRRHDSRPCSQPVAPLPDLRVNPAPPFAVTGLDFTGPLFSADHPGKKLYVLLFTCAVIRAVHLELTESMSLVDCMRAIRRFVARRGIPNVFYSDNAKTFVAASTEVQKVFGHLAPRWKFNVPRSPWWGGWFERLIGSVKLALRKSLGVKYVSQSELETILIEIESCINSRPLTFVSDDPDFDHYLTPSHFILGRNSTCTPSDVDESPIISPEDLYIRKNIRNQRLEHFWKVWREDYIANLPPVVKGFNQKCKVDVGSVVLIRGDNVPRQRWPMGVIVNVYPGRDGVIRSVDVKTGKGIFNRTIQTLHDLEINPHLDTDVITPQPVLHDQAVQDDVTSSVANDDSVQDCDPEEEEEEEEVAVYTSRGWLVKRPHRLDL; encoded by the coding sequence ATGTTTGACAATGGCTGTGATAGGTCATATGTTACCAATAAGTTTGTAGGAAGATGTAAACCTGAATGGGTCACCAATACAGAAGTCCCTTATAGTTCCTTTGGTGGCCATAGCTCAAGCAAGTGTGTACAAAGTAGTCTATACAAGTTGAAGCTTTTAGATGATAagggtgatttgttttcccTTGTGTTGGCAGGCATTCCCATTATATGTGAACCGCTAATTAGGCCAGTAGTACCAGAACACATTTTAAGTGCCTTTAATCATTTAAAGTTTGCAGATGACTTTGACCATAGTTCTCCTTTAGACTTAGATATCCTTATTGGTCTGGACTACTACTGGAGCCTAGTAACGCCTAGTGATGCAGTTCAAGTGGGGTTGACAGTTGCCCTGAAATCAGTGTTTGGCTGGACCTTGAGTGGAAACACTGGTAAATTTTCTGACACTACAGGTGTGCCTTTACTGCCAACCTTTAAACCTTCGTCACCTCAACTCTTGTGCATCTCTAAAGTCACTGATGCTGATATGTCTAACTTTTGGGATTTGGAGACTATTGGCATAAGTAGTagcaaggaaagtaaggaagacgTTAGAGATAAGATTGTTCAAGAATATAGTGATAAGATCAAGTTTGTAGATGGTAGATATGAAGTCCACTTGCCGTGGAAGGACAACCCTAAGAAGGATACTTTGATGAGTAATGAAGTTCAAGCTAAGAAGAGATTAAATAAGCTTTTGGTGAAGTTGGATAAGGACGAAGACTTAAAGGCTGAGTACATGAAGGTATTTGCCGAGTATGAGCATTTAGGAATCATTGAAGAGGTGCCGGTAGAGGAAATTGTACACCCTGGCCCTGTTTACTACATGCCTCACAGGCCAGTTGTCAGactcagcagcagcaccacaaaGGTACGACCAGTCTTTGATGCGTCTGCCAAGGGTCCTAACGGGATTTCTCTCAATGACTGTATGACAACGGGTCCGTCTCTCAACCCAGACCTAGTAGAGATATTAATTAGATACAGACGCTGGCCCTATGTAGTTACTGCTGATATTGTTAAAGCTTTTTTGCAAATAAGTGTACAGAGCCAAGATAGAAATGTTCATAGATTTTTTATGCCAGCTGAAGGTGGAGTTAGACACATGAGGTTTACTAGAGTTGTTTTTGGCAATACATCAagtcctttccttcttaatgCTACGATTAAGACACATTTGAGTAAGTACTCTGAGTGTGAAGTAATTCAGGATCTTCAGAGAGACATGTATGTAGACAACTGGTTCAGTGGGGCTGATAGTGAAGTAGAGGCAGTAAGGAAGTACACCACAGCCTACAACATTATGTCTGAAGCCAACATGTCTCTTGAGAAGCTTGTATCCAATAGTTTAGTAATTGCATCAAAATGTAATGACAAGGTTCACTGTGTACAGGACGATGAAATTAACAGTGTACTAGGTTTGAAGTGGTCTAAGGACAgtgatgttttttcttattgtggTCTAGACCTGGATTTCCCTTTGGAATTAGCATGTACCAAGAGGACAGTATTAAGTTTAATAGCTAAGATTTTTGATCCATGTGGATTTATCAGCCCATTTACCATGTATGCTAAGATACTTTTCCAAGATATTTGGAAGTCAGGTGTGTCCTGGGATGACAAGTTGTCACAAGATTTAGAAGTAAGATTTGAAAAATGGGTAAGGAGTACCAGACATTTGAGTCCATTAGTTATAGGTAGACATTATTTTCCCCATGTACCTTGGAAAAGTATTGAGTTTATTGAGATTCATGGGTTTGGGGATGCCTCGGAAAAAGGTTATGGGGCGTGTGTATACCTAAGGCTATGTCTTGACAGTGCATGTAACACTTCATTGGTTGTATCCAAGAGTAGAGTGGCACCAATCAAGAAATTAACCCTGCCTAAGCTAGAACTGTTGGGAGCattgctttgtgccagattgGTGGTGTTTGTGAAGAAGGCTCTGTATCTTAAGATTAAGACCCAAGTGACGTGTTGGACTGATTCCACTATTGCATTGGGATGGATAAGGAATGATCCAAGTTTAAAGGATGTATATGTCAACAACAGAGTTAGAGAGATTCAGCACCTGACACCTCCAAGTAACTGGTATCATTGCAAGGGGACAGAAAATCCTGCCGACTTGATAACCCGAGGGTTACTAGCAGAGAGCCTTCTTGGAAATGATCTGTGGTTTAGCGGTCCTAAGTATTTGTCTGACCCCACATTTAGAGTCCAGGAAAGAGATGCTTTAACTGCCAGCATTAACACTGTGAATGTTGTACTTGAGAATAATTTAGCATGTTTAGCTGTTCAGACTAGGACACCCATTTTTGACCTTGAGAGATATAATGATCTTGCTAAGTCACTAAGAATTGTTGGGTATGTTTTGAGATTCATAAATAATTGTAAAAGTAAAAGGTTGGGATGTGAGTTGGAAACTTGTAGATTTACAACTGAAGAACTAGAGTTTGCCGAATTAAAATTAATCTATGTAGAGCAGAGACAAGCCTTCCCAGATGAAATCAAAGCCATATCCAGTGAGCGGTCTCTTCCTAAGCATTCCAAGCTAAGCAAATTAAACCCATTTCTTGATCAAGAGGGTATTCTAAGAATCAAGGGTAGATTACAATTTTCTAGTCTGGGTTATAACTCAAAACATCCCATCATTCTTCCTAAGGGTCACTTTTCTAAGTTGTTAGTACAATTTCAACATAAGTTCATGAAGCATGCAGGTGTAAACAGCATTGTGTCATCATTAAGAACTAGTTTTTGGGTGATTGGGTTAAGAAGAATGGCAAAGACGGTGGTTAGAGAGTGTTTGAGTTGTCGGAGGCACGACAGCCGTCCTTGCAGTCAACCTGTTGCCCCTTTACCTGACCTGCGAGTCAACCCTGCACCTCCGTTTGCAGTTACAGGTTTAGATTTCACTGGCCCTTTATTTAGTGCTGATCATCCAGGGAAAAAATTGTATGTGTTACTTTTTACCTGTGCTGTTATTAGAGCTGTACATCTAGAACTCACAGAGTCCATGTCATTGGTCGATTGTATGCGGGCCATAAGGAGATTTGTTGCTCGTAGAGGGATTcctaatgttttctattccgaCAATGCAAAAACATTTGTTGCAGCCTCCACAGAAGTACAGAAGGTGTTTGGTCATCTAGCCCCAAGGTGGAAGTTTAATGTACCAAGGTCCCCATGGTGGGGCGGGTGGTTTGAGAGGCTCATTGGTTCAGTCAAGCTAGCTTTAAGGAAGTCTTTGGGAGTTAAGTATGTAAGCCAGTCTGAGTTAGAAACAATTCTTATAGAAATTGAGTCGTGCATTAACTCTCGACCATTGACCTTTGTGAGTGATGACCCAGATTTTGATCATTATCTAACTCCATCACACTTTATTCTTGGTAGGAACAGCACATGTACACCTTCTGATGTTGATGAATCCCCTATTATAAGCCCTGAAGACTTGTACAttagaaagaatataagaaatcaGAGGTTGGAACATTTTTGGAAGGTGTGGAGAGAAGATTATATAGCTAATTTGCCCCCTGTAGTAAAAGGTTTCAACCAGAAATGTAAAGTGGATGTTGGTAGTGTTGTACTCATTAGAGGAGACAATGTACCCAGACAACGGTGGCCCATGGGTGTGATTGTTAATGTGTATCCCGGTAGAGACGGTGTGATTCGCAGTGTTGATGTTAAGACAGGAAAAGGCATTTTCAACCGGACTATTCAAACCCTGCATGATTTAGAGATAAATCCTCATTTAGACACTGATGTGATAACTCCTCAACCAGTACTTCATGATCAGGCAGTACAAGATGATGTAACTTCAAGTGTAGCTAATGATGACTCTGTACAAGATTGtgatcctgaggaggaggaggaggaggaggaggtagctgTTTATACTTCAAGGGGTTGGCTCGTTAAAAGGCCTCACAGATTAGATTTATAA
- the LOC135098326 gene encoding uncharacterized protein LOC135098326: MEKLEKARAACQGWLSRVCVKMDGLLAKSPPATSSELVEVLEEFDKRLNKLEEVQSEIELEISPEALEEYLDKADAVRQQARQKRLLCADKLKKLAEGDKDKSDSSSTTAPLHAKLPKLELPRFDGDLKQWQSFWEQFSSHIDDTELPTISKLTYLLSLLDGTAKDVVEGVPHTCASYKTVVDLLKQRFGKSECIIHAHVQALLDLQVPVHQGKTYILQLWRLRDEVVKHTRSLEAQGVTDCVFCSKRNHKSEKCYKFLVLDGQQRFDKIRELGRSRGE; this comes from the exons atggagaagttAGAGAAGGCCCGAGCAGCTTGTCAAGGATGGCTGTCAAGAGTGTGTGTCAAGATGGACGGACTCCTAGCCAAGAGCCCCCCAGCAACCTCCAGTGAGTTAGTAGAAGTTCTGGAAGAGTTTGATAAGAGGCTTAACAAGTTAGAAGAAGTGCAGTCAGAGATAGAATTGGAGATAAGTCCTGAGGCACTAGAGGAGTACTTGGACAAGGCAGATGCAGTCAGACAGCAAGCCAGGCAGAAGAGATTGTTGTGTgctgacaagcttaagaaactGGCTGAGGGTGATAAGGACAAGTCGGATTCTTCAAGTACCACAGCCCCTCTCCATGCAAAACTTCCCAAGCTAGAACTACCTAGATTTGACGGTGACCTGAAGCAGTGGCAGAGTTTTTGGGAACAGTTCTCCTCACACATAGACGACACTGAGCTGCCCACCATTAGTAAGCTAACCTATCTACTGTCACTACTAGACGGCACTGCTAAGGACGTGGTGGAAGGAGTGCCGCACACCTGCGCCAGCTACAAGACCGTCGTCGACCTGCTGAAGCAACGGTTTGGCAAGTCGGAGTGCATCATCCACGCCCACGTCCAGGCTCTCCTTGATCTACAAGTTCCGGTCCACCAAGGCAAGACCTACATCCTACAGCTGTGGAGACTTCGGGACGAGGTGGTCAAGCACACGAGGAGTCTAGAAGCCCAAGGAGTTACAG attgtgtgttttgtagtaAGAGAAACCACAAGTCTGAGAAGTGCTACAAGTTTCTGGTGTTGGATGGGCAGCAGAGGTTTGACAAGATAAGGGAATTGg GCCGAAGTAGAGGAGAGTAA